One Castanea sativa cultivar Marrone di Chiusa Pesio chromosome 4, ASM4071231v1 DNA window includes the following coding sequences:
- the LOC142631157 gene encoding putative auxin efflux carrier component 1c, which yields MISLLDFYHVMTAMVPLYVAMILAYGSVKWWKIFTPDQCSGINRFVALFAVPLLSFHFISSNDPYTMNFRFIAADTLQKIIVLAVLAVWTKVSKRGCLDWTITLFSLSTLPNTLVMGIPLLKGMYGDFSGSLMVQIVVLQCIIWYTLMLFLFEYRGARMLISEQFPDTAGSIVSIHVDSDIMSLDGRQPLETEAEIKEDGKLHVTVRKSNASRSDIFSRRSQGLSSTTPRPSNLTNAEIYSLQSSRNPTPRGSSFNHTDFYSMMAGAGAGGRNSNFGASDVYGLSASRGPTPRPSNYEEDGGVSGKPRFHYHGAGPGGAGHYPAPNPGMFSPTGSKNVAANANANVNANVNVKKPNGQPQQKPAEDGGRDLHMFVWSSSASPVSDVFGGHEYANNDQKEVRLAVSPGKVEGQRENQEYLERDDFSFGNRGLDGEMNNHEAEKVGDGKPKTMPPTSVMTRLILIMVWRKLIRNPNTYSSLIGLTWSLVSFRWHLEMPAIIAKSIAILSDAGLGMAMFSLGLFMALQPRIIACGNSVATFAMAVRFLTGPAVMAAASIAVGLKGVLLHVAIVQAALPQGIVPFVFAKEYNVHPDILSTAVIFGMLVALPITLVYYILLGI from the exons ATGATTAGTTTGTTAGATTTCTACCATGTTATGACTGCAATGGTACCACTATACGTGGCCATGATCTTAGCCTATGGTTCAGTGAAATGGTGGAAGATCTTCACCCCTGACCAGTGTTCTGGTATCAACCGGTTTGTGGCTCTCTTCGCAGTCCCTCTCCTTTCATTCCACTTCATCTCCTCCAATGATCCTTACACCATGAACTTCAGGTTCATTGCTGCTGATACCCTCCAAAAGATCATAGTTTTAGCTGTTCTTGCCGTTTGGACTAAGGTGAGCAAAAGGGGTTGTTTGGACTGGACAATAACTCTATTCTCACTCTCAACTCTCCCAAACACCTTGGTCATGGGCATTCCTTTGCTTAAGGGAATGTATGGCGACTTTTCTGGGAGTTTGATGGTCCAAATTGTGGTCCTTCAGTGCATTATTTGGTACACCTTGATGCTCTTCTTGTTTGAATACAGAGGTGCTAGAATGCTTATCTCTGAGCAATTCCCAGACACTGCGGGCTCCATTGTCTCAATCCATGTTGACTCTGACATCATGTCATTAGATGGGAGGCAGCCTCTAGAAACTGAAGCTGAAATTAAAGAAGATGGCAAGCTTCATGTGACAGTGAGAAAATCCAATGCTTCAAGATCAGATATTTTCTCTAGGAGGTCGCAAGGATTGTCATCAACAACTCCTAGACCCTCCAACTTAACCAATGCAGAGATATACTCCTTGCAATCTTCAAGGAACCCAACTCCAAGAGGGTCTAGTTTCAATCACACAGACTTTTATTCAATGATGGCTGGTGCTGGAGCTGGTGGGAGGAACTCAAACTTTGGTGCCTCTGATGTTTATGGTCTCTCAGCTTCAAGAGGGCCAACACCAAGGCCTTCCAATTATGAAGAAGATGGTGGAGTCAGTGGCAAGCCCAGGTTTCATTACCATGGTGCTGGGCCTGGAGGGGCTGGCCATTACCCGGCACCAAATCCTGGAATGTTTTCACCAACAGGATCCAAAAATGTTGCTGCTAATGCTAATGCTAATGTCAATGCTAATGTAAATGTAAAAAAGCCTAATGGCCAGCCTCAGCAGAAGCCAGCTGAGGATGGTGGTAGGGACCTTCATATGTTTGTTTGGAGTTCAAGTGCTTCTCCTGTTTCAGATGTCTTTGGAGGACATGAATATGCAAACAACGATCAGAAAGAAGTCAGATTGGCCGTTTCTCCAGGAAAAG TGGAAGGTCAAAGAGAGAATCAAGAGTACTTAGAAAGGGATGATTTCAGCTTTGGGAACAGAGGCTTGGATGGAGAGATGAACAACCATGAAGCTGAGAAAGTGGGAGATGGCAAACCAAAAACCATGCCTCCAACAAGTGTCATGACTAGGCTTATACTCATCATGGTTTGGAGAAAGCTAATTCGAAACCCCAACACCTACTCAAGTTTAATAGGCCTCACTTGGTCCCTAGTCTCATTCAG GTGGCACCTTGAAATGCCTGCCATCATAGCAAAGTCCATTGCCATACTGTCAGATGCAGGGCTTGGCATGGCCATGTTCAGTCTTG GTCTGTTCATGGCTTTGCAACCGAGGATCATAGCATGTGGAAATTCCGTAGCAACTTTTGCCATGGCTGTGAGATTCCTTACAGGTCCAGCTGTCATGGCAGCAGCTTCCATTGCTGTTGGCCTTAAGGGCGTTCTCTTACACGTTGCCATTGTCCAG GCAGCTCTCCCACAAGGAATTGTCCCCTTTGTCTTTGCCAAGGAGTACAATGTACATCCTGATATTCTCAGCACAGC TGTTATATTTGGGATGCTAGTTGCATTGCCTATAACGCTTGTGTACTACATTTTGTTGGGGATATGA